One Serpentinicella alkaliphila DNA segment encodes these proteins:
- the modA gene encoding molybdate ABC transporter substrate-binding protein has translation MHKKILKIIIGMLVLGIVLTGCSNKKVENIHKEDLELHVAAASNFKFAFEKIGELFEQEFGCKVIFQFGSTGNLTQQIINGAPIDVFAPASENFIDELIDRGDILEETKDLYAIGRIVLVTNEKLNVKVESLEDLKLDEITSIAIANPNHAPYGLAAKEALISFGLWDLIEHKVVYSENVSQALQFVETGNAQVGITALSLITEDMNYLLIDKQLHNPLNQIIGIVSHSNNQQLGKAFTDFVKSPKAEVVLKEYGYDIP, from the coding sequence ATGCATAAAAAAATATTAAAGATAATAATAGGGATGTTAGTATTAGGCATAGTTTTAACCGGATGTAGTAATAAAAAAGTAGAGAATATTCATAAAGAGGATTTAGAACTACATGTTGCTGCTGCATCTAATTTTAAATTTGCCTTTGAGAAGATAGGAGAATTATTTGAACAGGAATTTGGTTGTAAAGTTATTTTTCAGTTTGGTTCCACAGGAAACTTGACACAACAAATTATTAATGGGGCACCAATTGATGTTTTTGCTCCTGCTAGTGAAAATTTTATAGATGAGCTAATAGATAGAGGAGATATATTAGAGGAAACTAAAGATTTGTATGCTATAGGTAGAATAGTATTAGTTACAAATGAAAAGTTAAATGTAAAAGTTGAATCTCTTGAGGATTTGAAGTTAGATGAAATTACTAGTATAGCAATTGCAAACCCTAATCACGCCCCTTATGGATTAGCTGCAAAGGAGGCCCTTATAAGTTTTGGTTTATGGGATTTAATAGAACATAAAGTTGTATATAGTGAAAATGTTTCCCAAGCGTTGCAATTTGTTGAAACTGGAAATGCCCAAGTAGGTATTACTGCCTTGTCTTTAATTACAGAAGATATGAATTATCTATTAATTGATAAACAGCTTCATAATCCTCTAAATCAAATTATAGGTATTGTAAGTCATTCTAATAACCAACAGTTAGGAAAAGCGTTTACTGACTTTGTTAAAAGTCCTAAAGCAGAAGTAGTTTTAAAAGAATACGGGTATGACATACCATAG
- a CDS encoding aminotransferase class V-fold PLP-dependent enzyme, translating to MEFGNTGSNLRDLICGANIEIPIIDGNHVRGINFDNAATTPAFQSVINEVMNFAPLYSSIHRGMGYKSQLSSNLYEQARFIIANFVSADLYHKTVIFTNNTTHAINKLSYSLLNNIKDGIILTTQMEHHSNDLPWRGKYKVDFVSVDDEGNLSLEDLESKLSQYGGLVKLVAVTGASNVTGIVNPIHTIATMAHKYGSKILVDGAQLVPHSKVDMKPVDSPEHIDYLVFSSHKMYAPFGTGILIGWKDTFEAGDPDYVGGGTVEIVTPDYVRWDHAPFREEAGSPNIFGVVALIAAIKTLNSLDIESIHYYEQQLTSYAQNNIKNLPDVTIYGHQQFKENRVAIVPFNVEGIHHETLSKILSYEVGIAVRSGCFCAHPYVQKLLKVTPEEIEEHIKNRHSLIPGMVRLSFGLYNTIEEIDFFTEILYKIIKNKAHYIQKYST from the coding sequence ATGGAATTTGGCAATACAGGTTCTAATCTTAGAGATCTAATATGCGGGGCAAATATCGAGATTCCTATAATAGACGGTAACCATGTAAGAGGTATAAATTTTGATAATGCTGCTACAACTCCAGCTTTTCAATCAGTTATTAATGAAGTAATGAATTTTGCTCCCCTTTACTCATCTATACATAGAGGAATGGGTTATAAATCACAACTTTCTTCAAACCTCTATGAACAGGCTAGGTTTATTATTGCAAACTTTGTTAGTGCAGACCTATATCACAAAACGGTTATTTTCACTAACAACACAACCCATGCCATTAATAAACTCTCCTATAGCTTACTAAATAATATAAAAGATGGGATTATTTTGACTACTCAAATGGAACATCACTCAAATGATTTGCCATGGAGAGGAAAATATAAAGTAGATTTTGTTTCAGTGGATGATGAAGGCAACCTATCCCTAGAGGACTTAGAAAGTAAACTGAGCCAATACGGTGGATTAGTTAAACTTGTAGCTGTTACTGGAGCATCTAATGTTACTGGTATTGTTAATCCTATTCATACAATAGCTACAATGGCTCATAAATACGGCTCTAAAATTTTAGTAGATGGAGCACAGCTAGTACCCCACTCCAAAGTTGATATGAAACCAGTTGATTCGCCTGAACATATAGATTACTTAGTATTTTCATCTCATAAGATGTATGCACCTTTCGGTACTGGTATACTAATTGGTTGGAAGGATACTTTTGAAGCTGGAGACCCGGATTATGTTGGTGGTGGTACTGTAGAGATCGTAACTCCAGATTATGTTAGATGGGATCATGCCCCGTTTAGAGAAGAAGCAGGCAGCCCAAATATATTTGGAGTTGTAGCTTTAATTGCGGCTATTAAAACTTTAAACAGCTTAGATATTGAAAGTATCCACTATTATGAACAGCAATTGACTAGCTATGCACAAAATAATATAAAAAATCTTCCCGATGTAACAATATACGGACATCAACAATTTAAAGAAAATAGAGTAGCTATAGTTCCTTTTAATGTGGAAGGGATTCATCACGAAACTCTGTCAAAAATTCTTTCATATGAAGTAGGTATAGCGGTAAGAAGTGGCTGTTTTTGTGCTCATCCCTATGTGCAAAAACTTTTAAAAGTTACTCCAGAAGAAATAGAGGAACATATTAAAAATAGGCATTCATTAATTCCTGGAATGGTACGTCTAAGTTTTGGTCTTTATAATACTATTGAAGAAATAGATTTTTTCACAGAAATTCTTTATAAAATAATTAAAAATAAAGCACACTATATTCAGAAGTATTCTACTTAA
- a CDS encoding 2Fe-2S ferredoxin gives MILKPKFHIFVCASSRLTGEQKGMCMTKGTVRIVNEFISEFQEREIEDDVMITTMGCLGICGKGPVVIIYPEGIWYGKVTPDDVEEIVESHIEKGKVVERLLI, from the coding sequence ATGATACTGAAGCCAAAGTTTCATATTTTTGTCTGTGCTAGTTCAAGGCTTACAGGAGAACAAAAAGGAATGTGTATGACAAAGGGAACTGTAAGAATAGTGAATGAATTTATCTCAGAATTTCAGGAGCGAGAAATTGAAGATGATGTAATGATAACTACAATGGGTTGTCTAGGTATTTGTGGGAAGGGTCCGGTAGTTATTATATATCCAGAGGGTATATGGTACGGAAAAGTTACTCCTGATGACGTAGAAGAAATAGTAGAGTCACATATAGAGAAAGGTAAAGTTGTTGAAAGATTATTAATATGA
- a CDS encoding ATP-binding cassette domain-containing protein yields MLKVKITKKFDDFKIDKEWEVGNGEVISLYGPSGSGKSITIQSVAGLINPDYGFIEIDKKIIYDKEKNICIPPKDRHIGYVPQNYGLFPHMKVIDNIIFGMKDKDRDLKIRKAIDLLRITGLDNKKDKYPMELSGGQKQRVAIMRALATNPKVLLLDEPFSALDINVKENLRKEIKRFFSYWNIPVVLVTHDKRDVEVLANKIAYY; encoded by the coding sequence ATGCTTAAAGTAAAAATAACAAAGAAATTCGATGATTTTAAAATTGATAAAGAATGGGAAGTAGGAAATGGAGAAGTAATAAGTCTTTATGGACCTTCTGGGTCAGGAAAGAGTATTACAATACAATCCGTTGCAGGACTTATTAATCCCGATTATGGTTTTATTGAAATAGATAAAAAAATAATTTATGACAAAGAAAAAAATATTTGTATACCACCTAAGGATAGACATATAGGTTATGTACCACAAAATTATGGTCTTTTCCCACATATGAAAGTCATAGATAATATTATATTTGGAATGAAAGATAAAGATAGAGATTTAAAGATAAGAAAAGCTATAGATTTATTAAGGATTACAGGATTGGATAATAAAAAGGACAAATATCCTATGGAGTTATCTGGTGGACAAAAACAAAGAGTAGCAATAATGAGAGCTTTGGCTACAAATCCAAAAGTACTACTATTAGATGAACCTTTTTCTGCTTTAGATATTAATGTTAAAGAAAATTTAAGAAAAGAGATTAAAAGATTTTTTTCTTATTGGAATATTCCGGTAGTATTAGTAACCCATGATAAAAGAGATGTAGAAGTATTGGCAAATAAAATAGCATATTATTAA
- the modB gene encoding molybdate ABC transporter permease subunit, whose product MNWSPMYLSIKVASYSTLFTAIIGILIGWVLAKCKFYGKSVFSALVTLPMVLPPTVLGYYLLITIGRQSFIGKILIERLNINLIFTWKAAVIASIIVSLPLMIRSVQSSIESVDTTLEDVARTLGKSELSIFFRITLPLAWKGIVGGIVLAFARSMGEFGATLMVAGNIPGKTQTLSIAIYDAVQGGKYEQANFLVLLISSITIIALLFINKINMERKG is encoded by the coding sequence ATGAATTGGTCGCCAATGTATTTATCAATAAAAGTAGCATCTTATTCAACTTTATTTACGGCTATTATAGGGATTTTAATTGGTTGGGTATTGGCCAAGTGCAAATTTTATGGTAAAAGTGTCTTTTCTGCCTTGGTAACATTACCAATGGTTTTGCCACCAACAGTTCTGGGTTACTACTTATTAATTACTATTGGTAGACAGAGTTTTATTGGAAAAATTCTTATTGAAAGGTTGAATATTAATTTAATATTTACGTGGAAGGCCGCGGTAATTGCTTCAATTATTGTATCTCTACCTTTAATGATACGGTCTGTCCAATCTAGCATAGAGAGCGTAGATACTACTTTAGAAGATGTGGCAAGGACTCTAGGAAAGTCAGAATTGAGCATATTTTTCAGAATTACATTACCTTTAGCATGGAAAGGAATAGTTGGGGGAATAGTACTTGCATTTGCTAGATCGATGGGAGAGTTTGGAGCAACATTAATGGTCGCAGGAAATATTCCAGGTAAAACTCAGACATTATCAATTGCAATATATGATGCGGTTCAGGGGGGAAAGTATGAACAGGCAAACTTTCTAGTTTTATTAATAAGTAGTATAACAATAATTGCATTACTTTTTATAAATAAGATTAATATGGAAAGGAAGGGATGA
- a CDS encoding DsrE/DsrF/DrsH-like family protein — MSKKINLVMFSGDYDKAMAALIIANAAREMDIEVSMFFAFWGLFLVRDPEKMTLEDKTNYEKMFCMMTPKGAEDLPLSKMNFAGFGKEMLLEMIEDNKAPRLIDFLNGARKKGVKFSCCKLSLEIMGLKESELIPEMEVSDAKHYINDAIESNMQLFI, encoded by the coding sequence TTGAGCAAAAAAATTAACTTAGTAATGTTTAGTGGTGATTATGATAAAGCTATGGCGGCTTTAATAATTGCTAATGCAGCTCGAGAAATGGATATAGAAGTTTCTATGTTTTTTGCATTCTGGGGGCTATTTTTAGTTAGAGACCCTGAAAAAATGACTTTAGAGGATAAAACAAATTATGAAAAAATGTTTTGTATGATGACTCCTAAGGGTGCAGAAGATTTACCTTTATCAAAAATGAATTTTGCTGGCTTTGGAAAAGAAATGCTTTTAGAAATGATTGAAGACAACAAGGCACCTCGTTTAATTGATTTTTTAAATGGTGCTAGAAAAAAAGGTGTTAAATTCTCTTGTTGCAAGCTATCCTTAGAAATTATGGGATTGAAAGAATCAGAGCTTATTCCTGAGATGGAAGTCTCAGATGCAAAACATTATATAAATGATGCTATTGAAAGTAATATGCAGTTATTTATATAG
- the nifB gene encoding nitrogenase cofactor biosynthesis protein NifB → MDERHPCFNSNAANNARMHIPVAPQCNIKCNYCNRKYDCLNESRPGVTSEVLSPEQSLVKFKEVKSKLSNLTVVGIAGPGDALANFKETKEAIELIKNESPDIIICLSTNGLLVEEYADELKALGVSHITITINAIDPVIGSQIYDSVIYEGKVLKGIEGASLLIEKQLKGLKAMKERDMVCKVNIVMIKGVNDSHIEDVVKKVESLGAFMTNIMPLIPAEGSKFENMPLTSNRELNLTRMKCSSSIKQMYHCKQCRADAIGILGQDCSIDFRNVGCSGQKKEKIDNKEYVVAVATKTGRLIDQHFGQVDNFTIYKYKQNGEVEFLSKRSVPQYCGGPEECHSESKIDLILKTIEDCDTVFCLRIGNSPKQKLKEKSIKVIETYDLIESGIKKAMDGIREAI, encoded by the coding sequence ATGGATGAAAGACATCCGTGTTTTAATAGTAATGCAGCTAATAATGCTAGAATGCATATTCCGGTGGCACCACAATGTAATATAAAGTGTAACTATTGTAATAGAAAATACGATTGTTTAAATGAGAGTAGACCTGGTGTAACTAGTGAAGTTTTATCTCCCGAACAATCCTTAGTTAAATTTAAAGAGGTAAAAAGTAAACTTTCTAATTTAACAGTGGTAGGAATAGCTGGACCGGGAGATGCTTTAGCAAATTTTAAAGAGACTAAAGAGGCTATTGAACTCATTAAAAATGAAAGTCCAGATATTATTATTTGTCTATCAACAAATGGGTTGCTAGTAGAAGAATATGCAGATGAACTAAAGGCTTTAGGGGTTTCCCATATTACTATAACAATAAATGCTATCGATCCTGTAATCGGATCCCAAATATATGATAGCGTGATTTATGAAGGGAAGGTTTTAAAAGGTATTGAAGGGGCAAGTTTACTAATCGAGAAACAACTAAAAGGTTTAAAAGCTATGAAGGAAAGGGACATGGTCTGCAAGGTTAATATCGTTATGATTAAAGGGGTTAACGATAGTCATATAGAGGATGTTGTAAAAAAGGTTGAGAGTTTAGGGGCCTTTATGACAAATATAATGCCACTTATACCTGCAGAGGGAAGTAAGTTTGAAAATATGCCCTTAACCAGTAATAGGGAGCTAAACCTAACTAGAATGAAGTGTAGCTCTTCAATTAAACAGATGTATCACTGTAAGCAGTGTAGAGCAGATGCAATTGGAATACTTGGGCAAGACTGTTCTATTGATTTTAGAAATGTTGGTTGTTCTGGCCAAAAGAAAGAAAAGATTGATAATAAAGAATATGTGGTTGCTGTAGCTACTAAAACAGGAAGACTAATTGATCAGCATTTTGGGCAAGTCGATAATTTTACTATATATAAATATAAGCAGAATGGAGAAGTGGAGTTTTTAAGCAAACGGTCAGTACCTCAATATTGTGGGGGACCTGAGGAGTGTCATAGTGAAAGTAAAATAGATTTAATTTTAAAAACAATAGAAGATTGCGATACTGTATTTTGTTTAAGAATAGGGAATAGCCCCAAACAGAAGCTTAAGGAAAAAAGTATTAAAGTGATTGAGACCTATGATTTAATTGAAAGCGGTATTAAAAAAGCTATGGATGGGATTAGGGAAGCTATTTAA